AACACTCAGGACAGCCTGTTACCGGCGTTGTCTTCCTTTCCGGGACAGGCTCACAGGCAGCTCTGAGTATTTTCGGCCAGCCATTGGCTAACCCACTGAAATCACGCGTACCGCCAGCCTGGAGTGAATTCTGGCCACGACAATCATATCGTGGTATGACTATTGCTGCATGTTGAGCAGTTTCAAGAAAGCAGAACAGTGATGAGGAATTGGGAAAAATCAAAAAACACACGATGGAGAACGGCTGTGCAACAGGTTCTTGCGGCACGGCGCGAGTCCTGGGGCATGTGGCGTACTTTTCGGTACGTCGCAACAACACGAAGGAATGGGCTCAGCGAAGCATGCGGACCATGTACGAAGCCGCTAATAATAGTTCTTGACAACCTTTGAAGATTATAATTAGTTCTCACTCTTTTACACGGGTGTTCCGGTCGATGGTATGGATATTATTGTTTCAGAGATCCCTCCCGAGGGGGTCAGTGTTCAATCTTCGCGGGATCAGGGATGGTTCCGGCGGCAGGCTCCGGATGAGATTCGAAGGCAATTTGACGCTGAGAGCATACTGTTTTATTGTATCGTCGATCGAATGGGTCGGCAGGTTACCATTAAGGGGACCGTGCACCTTCGGCTCACCGCGTCTTGCACCAGATGTCTCGAACCCATCGGTCTTTCGCTCACGGGTGATTTTTTCTATACCATGAATCCAGGTCGGCCCCTGGAGGACAGGGGAGGAGAAATGGAACTCACAATGAATGATCTTGAGGTCGGCTTGTATAACAATGACCGGATCGATCTGGAGCCGATACTAACCGAGCAGGTATTCCTGCAGCTCCCCATCAGGACGATCTGTGGAGAAGGATGCCGGGGACTCTGTCCCGTCTGCGGCACAAACCTGAACCGGGGTGCCTGTGAACACGGTATGAACGCAAAGGCCCCGTCGCCTTTTGCTGTTTTACGAAACTTCAAGGTAACAAAAAAGAGGTAATAAGGTTATGCCTAATCCAGTAAAACGACACTCAAAATCGAGACGGAACAAGAGACGGTCCCACGACGCCTTGACGGTTCCTTCGATCGGCTTGTGCCCCCAGTGCAGCGAACCGAAGCTTCCGCATCGTGTATGCCCCAGCTGCGGATCCTACAAAGGGCGAGAAATTATAGCGACGGAATAGCCGGTATGGCGGCTTACGTCGGCGGTGATGCGGTATCACCGCATGAAACATGACGGATCCGTAAAACGTTACCGGAGGCATGCCTCCGGCACTATAGCCGGATGCTGCGTTGCGGCGTACCCTTCGTCACTGCGCCCTACCCCAACGTACGCCTCATTCCTCGGGGTATGCGCGCCCATTGCCCACGGATCTTTTTTACAAAGCCGTCACCGACGGTTCCGGCAACCGGTTACGAAGCCGTCACACAAGGAAAAGAACCGCTCATGAGATATGACTGCGCCTTGGTCTTTCCCGGGCAGGGTTCACAGTATCCCGGCATGGGAAAGGACTTCTACGAGGCTTTCGAAGAAGCGAGGCTTATCTTCGACGAAGCGACGGAAACCATCGGCCGGGACATCGGGAAGCTCTGTTTCGAGGGCACCCCGGAAGAACTCAACCTGACGATCAACACGCAGACGGCGGTGTTTACAGCCACCATGGCTATCTACAGCGTATTCGAAAAACAGGGAGGCTTCAAACCTGCATTCATGGCCGGACACAGCCTGGGAGAGTATTCAGCCCTGACCGCGGCACAGGCTCTCCCGCTCCCCGAAATGCTCGCCCTGGTAGAGGCCCGGGCTGCTTTCATGCAGGAAGCAGTGCCTCCTGGAGCGGGTGCCATGGCCACCGTCATCGGGATGGACAGGGCGATACTGACAGAAATCTGCAGGAATGTAAGCCGGGGAGAAGAGAAGGTGTGGCCGGCCAACCTGAACGCGCCGGGACAGATGGTAGTCTCCGGGACAGCCGGAGCTGTCGAAGAGGTGCTTGTGGCGGTAAAATCCGCTGGAGGGAGGGCGCTGATGCTCCCCATCAGTGTGCCCTGCCATTGCCCCCTTCTGGAACCGGCGGCACTTCGTCTTGACGAGGCGCTTTCCACCGTTCTTTTCAGCGACTGCCTCGTGACCGTTGTCCCCAACTGCGACCCCGGAGGAACCCATGGCCGGGAAACCACGAAATCGCTCCTGGTGC
This window of the Syntrophales bacterium genome carries:
- the fabD gene encoding ACP S-malonyltransferase — encoded protein: MRYDCALVFPGQGSQYPGMGKDFYEAFEEARLIFDEATETIGRDIGKLCFEGTPEELNLTINTQTAVFTATMAIYSVFEKQGGFKPAFMAGHSLGEYSALTAAQALPLPEMLALVEARAAFMQEAVPPGAGAMATVIGMDRAILTEICRNVSRGEEKVWPANLNAPGQMVVSGTAGAVEEVLVAVKSAGGRALMLPISVPCHCPLLEPAALRLDEALSTVLFSDCLVTVVPNCDPGGTHGRETTKSLLVQQLTAPVRWQESIETIAQRGVTTFIETGPKKTLSGLIRRIVPEARLFNVEDRASLEKTLEHF
- the rpmF gene encoding 50S ribosomal protein L32 gives rise to the protein MPNPVKRHSKSRRNKRRSHDALTVPSIGLCPQCSEPKLPHRVCPSCGSYKGREIIATE
- a CDS encoding DUF177 domain-containing protein; translation: MDIIVSEIPPEGVSVQSSRDQGWFRRQAPDEIRRQFDAESILFYCIVDRMGRQVTIKGTVHLRLTASCTRCLEPIGLSLTGDFFYTMNPGRPLEDRGGEMELTMNDLEVGLYNNDRIDLEPILTEQVFLQLPIRTICGEGCRGLCPVCGTNLNRGACEHGMNAKAPSPFAVLRNFKVTKKR